The proteins below are encoded in one region of Colletotrichum lupini chromosome 5, complete sequence:
- a CDS encoding peptidase family M28 encodes MAAKTKTDIHLYTTGTPNGIKVSILLEELGLEYQVTPIDISKNTQKVGISETSICSEPWFLEINPNGRIPALTDKFEDGKTIRLFESGSILQYLVDRYDKDHKVSYSYGSREYWEVNNWLHWQMGGLGYAPEKIQYGIDRYTNETRRLYRTMDTALAANPSGYLVGDRVTIADITSWGWVAASKWAGIDLDEFPALKAWLFKLVERPGFEQGRHVPSKHTALDHFKMTDEELDEKAKGAAAWIQQGMKDDAAKKTTHNYESRQNRELHQSGDRPDTQAQMSREFKPPTDHIFDNFETLPLVQVKHHQKTVFGMGCKLHEGSTDPSSSGPPEWRPKIRTNWLSPLSWRTEGARLKDSCSVRDLPYYCNVKMSWRNQGITGSNNIPLGKRRFGGDDGGEEEFQEAPPSNGNGELKRGRSPEPRTDADGPRRRKKRNRWGDASENKAAGLMGLTTAITANMTGEQLEAYTLHLRITEISQKLRIDDVVPVDGDRSPSPAPQYDNHGRRINTREYRYRKRLEDERHKLIEKAMKTIPNYHPPQDYRRPTKTQEKVYVPVNDYPEINFSVLSDLALFGDWDRHITCFTLLIQTLTPSSRRKVGLLIGPRGNTLKKMEGESGAKIAIRGKGSVKEGKGRSDAAHASNQEEDLHCLIMADTEEKVNKAKKLIHNVIETAASIPEGQNELKRNQLRELAALNGTLRDDENQACQNCGQIGHRKYDCPERQNYTASIICRVCGNAGHMARDCPDRQKGASWRNDGAGRADSAGRIEGGDAVDREYEQLMQELGGGSAGGAAPARIEAGPGSYNNNGPSGGDAKPWQRGPTGGPAPWRSRNNDSRDDRDRGDRDRDGGGGGGGGPAPWARDRNRRDDHGGGHGGGHGGYGGGDHYGGGGQGGYGGQSAGAAPGAAPWHQPPGTQNGYGGYGGYPGYGAPPGMAAPPSGAPPPPPGAPGLGAPPGLAGGLNALIQQYAGGAPPPPPSDNAPPPPPSDQPPPPPPARICTPTTLTTNAQLTTKDSYHDFQGWTSVRTYASTCFLSPEYLKTPVPKRCIGVGSECWRGRKCREFKMTSHPSCHRNSVSWRYDILMSNTTPSPIKFQRAKIEESQSQVFWARLHKFPASMTFALHVKWQYLAAAASSGPLHIIPGQEGASSVCPRSGMTPSHTLSAAFLPPASFVLHPTCRTSLLSADNFAPLPLFAFSHFSSASSSQLSIALPYLSFRGFVHATPLPSRLRPSPQPFLRGQSWKTRSFVASSHRLAGLEIVSATLRSFLRRGQEYSIGQSQQHSVAMAAKNPFGFTTGPVTFWLIVVYAAFLVPLVWIHESVPSVPSHNPYTGVNVTEAWQDLTHITKNYHPYNSRANDEVGAYLLTRIEEILQRNGVDYSKEKDAGGVVWPQDAYGTLALPREDAVERASTGPLVTVFDDVISNVTYAGTSGPLGQPGTSAHATYFEGTNKLVYIRGTEDEDGEWWKGKRGNIGQGGVLVNAHYDSVSTGYGATDDGMGCVSVLQMLNYFTSPGQQPKRGIVLLLNNGEEDGLYGARAYHYSPLYYFTTSFVNLEGAGAGGRAILFRTTDLEVSKAYANAPHPFGSVVAADGFKLRAIKSETDYKVWVENFGQRGLDIAFYRPRARYHTNQDDTRHASQESLWHMLSNGLAAVDSLQKTSGSFTGKRNDGDKKKVSSGSGTEGVWFDMFGKGFATLELRGLFAWTLTLLIVSPLILVLVTYILSRQDKYYFFSRKVKIDIDDESVPLGGWKGFFRFPLALIFSGAITVLSALLVRRLNPEVVSSSPYAVWAMTLSVFFLVFWTISRGANAVRPSALQRGYAHIWLFILSWAILVAVTTAADRFQIASGYLFAFFHSAVFVATLITLCDLFALPSKRAYAETAHDDQQSRDNISEVPNSDALISPSPHEEGTTEEPTETTPLRSGDNGSGNNGTIRTTFATTYRRSLSAIMSNPDDDDEETKETREKQPYEKEQPWSAKLPSWTWFFQLLLLAPITIIVFLQVALFITSAMQSIGADGVDPLLLYTAIAVFSIMISLPLTPFIHRTSSYVPLALLFIFLVSLIYNLAAFPFSANNRYKVKFIQHLDLDNGNSSVSILGLQKYARKMINELPSAAGREVICTPSAGLLSDCRFDGSAVLPRLPELKSTSSSGLVSSKDPYAHLVTVNITYSNSTNEYELCINAPESKQCVLNFDDAVTFDVREGAGIDSLFSTPTEGGINGITLWRRDSSIPWTIDVKPAAKPSAAKPAESVHKETPKEHEELRIRRVRKSTGFSGTISCSWSDANVRGTIPALDEALQYAPDWIAVTKQDVGLVKAYKRFKA; translated from the exons ATGGCTGCCAAGACCAAGACCGATATCCACTTGTACACCACCGGTACCCCCAACGGCATCAAGGTGTCCATTCTCCTCGAAGAGCTCGGCCTGGAGTACCAGGTCACGCCCATTGACATCTCAAAGAACACTCAAAAGGTTGGCATCTCAGAGACCTCCATTTGTTCA GAGCCCTGGTTCCTGGAGATCAACCCCAATGGACGTATCCCTGCCTTGACCGACAAGTTTGAGGATGGCAAGACCATCCGCCTGTTTGAGTCGGGAAGTATTTTGCAGTATCTCGTCGACCGCTATGACAAGGACCACAAGGTCTCTTACTCCTATGGCTCGCGCGAGTACTGGGAGGTGAACAACTGG CTGCACTGGCAGATGGGCGGCCTTG GCTACGCACCCGAGAAGATCCAGTACGGCATTGACCGTTACACCAACGAGACCCGCCGTCTGTACCGCACCATGGACACAGCGCTCGCGGCGAACCCCAGCGGCTACCTCGTCGGTGACCGCGTGACTATTGCCGACATCACCAGCTGGGGCTGGGTGGCGGCGAGCAAGTGGGCTGGTATCGACCTGGACGAGTTCCCCGCGCTCAAGGCGTGGCTGTTCAAGCTGGTGGAGAGGCCCGGCTTCGAGCAGGGCCGCCACGTGCCGTCCAAGCACACGGCGCTGGACCACTTCAAGATGACGGATGAGGAGCTCGACGAGAAGGCCAAGGGGGCTGCTGCGTGGATTCAGCAGGGGATGAAGGATGATGCTGCCAAGAA AACAACGCACAACTACGAGTCGCGCCAAAACCGCGAGCTTCATCAGTCTGGAGACCGTCCTGACACTCAAGCTCAAATGA GCCGGGAGTTCAAGCCTCCCACTGATCATATTTTTGACAATTTTGAAACATTGCCGCTGGTGCAAGTCAAACATCATCAAAAAACGGTGTTTGGGATGGGTTGCAAGCTTC ACGAAGGTTCGACCGACC CTTCCTCATCGGGCCCGCCTGAGTGGCGCCCAAAAATTCGGACCAATTGGCTCTCGCCCCTTAGCTGGAGGACAGAAGGCGCCAGGCTGAAAGATTCCTGTTCAGTGAGGGACCTCCCATACTATTGCAACG TCAAAATGTCGTGGAGAAACCAGGGAATCACGGGTTCCAACAACATCCCTTTGGGAAAGCGCCGGTTTGGCGGCGATGATGGTGGTGAGGAGGAGTTCCAGGAAGCTCCCCCCAGCAATGGCAACGGAGAGCTGAAGCGCGGTCGCAGCCCAGAGCCTC GTACCGATGCCGATGGCCCTCGCCGCAGAAAGAAGAGAAACCGTTGGGGCGACGCGTCCGAAAACAAGGCTGCCGGATTGATGGGCTTGACGACGGCCATCACGGCGAACATGACCGGCGAGCAGTTGGAGGCTTACACCCTTCATCTCCGTATTACGGAAATTAGCCAGAAGCTTCGCATTGACGACGTCGTTCCCGTGGATGGAGACAG ATCACCCTCTCCTGCTCCCCAGTACGATAACCACGGTCGCCGTATCAACACGCGCGAGTACCGATACCGCAAGCGCCTCGAAGACGAGCGCCACAAGCTCATCGAAAAGGCCATGAAGACTATCCCTAACTACCACCCGCCACAGGACTACCGCAGGCCCACCAAGACCCAAGAGAAGGTCTACGTGCCTGTTAACGATTACCCAGAAATTAACTTCA GTGTCTTGTCAGACCTGGCCTTGTTTGGAGACTGGGACCGTCATATAACTTGCTTCACCCTTTTGATACAGACACTAACGCCTAGCTCTCGTCGTAAAGTCGGCTTACTTATCGGACCCCGTGGCAACACTTTGAAGAAGATGGAGGGAGAATCCGGCGCCAAGATTGCCATTCGCGGCAAGGGCTCAGTCAAGGAGGGCAAAGGCCGTTCGGACGCAGCTCACGCCAGCAACCAGGAGGAGGATCTTCACTGTCTCATTATGGCCGATACAGAGGAGAAGGTCAACAAGGCCAAGAAACTCATTCACAACGTCATTGAAACC GCCGCCTCCATTCCCGAAGGACAGAACGAGCTCAAGCGCAACCAGCTTCGCGAGCTTGCTGCCCTCAACGGTACCCTCCGTGACGACGAGAACCAGGCTTGCCAGAACTGTGGCCAGATCGGCCATCGCAAGTACGACTGTCCCGAGCGCCAGAACTACACTGCCAGCATCATCTGCCGCGTCTGTGGCAACGCTGGACACATGGCTAGAGATTGTCCCGACAGACAGAAGGGTGCCAGCTGGCGCAATGACGGCGCCGGCAGAGCTGACTCGGCTGGCCGCATTGAAGGCGGAGACGCTGTCGACCGCGAGTACGAG CAACTCATGCAAGAACTCGGCGGCGGCTCAGCCGGTGGCGCTGCACCTGCACGCATCGAAGCCGGCCCTGGTTCCTACAATAACAACGGACCCAGCGGCGGTGATGCGAAGCCCTGGCAGCGTGGCCCTACCGGCGGACCTGCTCCTTGGCGCAGCCGTAACAACGACTCACGCGATGATCGCGATCGTGGTGACCGTGACCGTGacggtggtggcggcggcggcggtggtccTGCACCTTGGGCTCGCGATCGCAACCGTCGTGATGACCACGGAGGCGGCCACGGAGGCGGCCACGGCGGCTACGGCGGCGGTGACCACTATGGCGGTGGCGGCCAAGGTGGCTACGGTGGTCAATCTGCTGGCGCTGCTCCCGGTGCCGCTCCCTGGCATCAGCCTCCCGGAACTCAGAACGGCTACGGTGGCTATGGTGGATACCCGGGATACGGTGCTCCTCCTGGCATGGCCGCACCGCCATCTGGCGCCCCTCCGCCGCCTCCTGGTGCTCCTGGTCTTGGAGCTCCTCCAGGTCTGGCTGGTGGCCTCAACGCACTCATCCAGCAGTATGCCGGAGGCGCCCCTCCCCCGCCTCCCTCGGACAAtgctcctcctccgcctcccAGCGACCAACCTCCCCCACCTCCCCCTG CTCGCATCTGCACACCGACTACGTTGACAACTAACGCTCAACTAACAACCAAGGATTCATATCATGACTTCCAGGGTTGGACAAGTGTTCGCACCTACGCATCAACGTGTTTTCTCTCTCCTGAGTATTTGAAGACCCCAGT TCCAAAGCGCTGTATCGGAGTCGGATCCGAGTGCTGGAGAGGCAGAAAGTGTAGAGAGTTCAAGATGACTAGCCACCCAAGCTGTCACCGAAACTCTGTATCGTGGCGCTACGATATCTTGATGTCCAACACCACTCCAAGTCCAATCAAATTTCAACGGGCCAAGATTGAAGAGAGCCAGTCGCAAGTTTTCTGGGCGAGGTTGCATAAGTTCCCCGCATCGATGACATTCGCCTTGCATGTGAAGTGG CAATAcctagcagcagcagccagcTCCGGCCCACTGCACATCATCCCAGGCCAGGAAGGTGCGTCCAGTGTCTGTCCCAGATCTGGCATGACGCCTTCCCACACCCTGAGCGCGGCGTTTCTACCTCCAGCCTCCTTCGTCCTTCATCCCACCTGCAGAACTTCCCTTCTGTCGGCTGACAACTTTGCTCCGTTGCCTTTATTCGCCTTTAGCCATTTCTCGTCAGCTTCCTCC TCGCAATTATCTATCGCTTTGCCTTATCTGAGCTTCCGAGGGTTCGTTCACGCAACCCCTCTACCGAGCAGGCTCCGGCCATCTCCGCAGCCTTTCCTCCGAGGACAAAGCTGGAAGACTCGGAGCTTCGTAGCCTCTTCGCATCGTCTGGCAGGACTCGAGATCGTATCAGCTACATTGCGAAGCTTTCTGCGACGCGGTCAGGAGTACTCCATCGGGCAATCCCAGCAACATTCGGTAGCAATGGCTGCCAAGAACCCATTCGGGTTCACGACAGGTCCGGTCACCTTCTGGCTGATTGTCGTCTACGCGGCCTTCCTCGTTCCCCTTGTCTGGATTCACGAATCCGTGCCGTCTGTTCCTAGCCACAATCCTTACACTGGCGTCAATGTAACCGAGGCATGGCAGGACTTGACGCACATCACCAAGAACTACCACCCGTACAACAGCCGTGCCAACGATGAGGTGGGCGCATACCTCTTGACCCGGATCGAGGAGATCTTGCAACGCAATGGAGTCGATTATTCCAAGGAAAAGGATGCAGGTGGCGTTGTCTGGCCTCAGGACGCCTA TGGCACACTAGCACTTCCACGCGAAGATGCCGTTGAGCGTGCTTCGACTGGCCCCCTCGTAACGGTCTTCGACGACGTAATCTCAAATGTGACCTATGCTGGCACCTCTGGCCCACTCGGTCAACCTGGTACTTCGGCCCATGCAACCTACTTTGAGGGCACAAACAAGCTTGTATACATCCGCGGCACAGAAGACGAAGATGGTGAATGGTGGAAGGGCAAGCGTGGCAACATTGGCCAGGGCGGCGTTCTCGTCAATGCTCATTACGACTC AGTCTCCACCGGCTATGGAGCCACTGACGACGGCATGGGTTGTGTAAGCGTTCTTCAGATGCTCAACTACTTCACTTCTCCTGGCCAGCAGCCCAAGCGTGGAATCGTACTATTGCTCAACAACGGCGAAGAGGATGGCCTGTACGGAGCCAGAGCCTACCACTACAGCCCTCTCTACTACTTCACAACCTCATTCGTGAATCTCGAGGGTGCCGGCGCGGGAGGGCGAGCCATCCTCTTCAGAACCACTGACTTGGAGGTATCCAAGGCTTATGCCAACGCTCCTCATCCCTTTGGATCCGTTGTTGCTGCAGACGGCTTCAAGCTTCGAGCGATTAAGAGCGAAACGGACTACAAGGTGTGGGTCGAGAACTTTGGCCAGCGCGGCCTCGACATCGCATTCTACCGACCTAGAGCGCGGTACCACACTAACCAGGACGATACCCGACATGCCTCGCAAGAGAGCCTTTGGCACATGCTTTCCAACGGCTTGGCTGCTGTTGATTCGCTTCAGAAGACTTCGGGCTCCTTCACCGGTAAGCGCAATGACGGAGACAAGAAGAAGGTTTCGAGCGGTTCCGGAACAGAGGGCGTTTGGTTCGATATGTTTGGCAAGGGATTCGCCACTCTTGAGCTTCGTGGCCTCTTCGCGTGGACATTGACCCTGCTCATTGTGTCTCCCCTGATTTTGGTCCTCGTCACCTACATCCTGTCGAGGCAGGACAAGTACTACTTCTTCTCGAGGAAGGTCAAGATAGACATTGACGACGAATCGGTCCCTCTTGGCGGTTGGAAGGGTTTCTTCCGTTTCCCCTTGGCCCTTATTTTCTCGGGCGCGATCACCGTCCTTTCTGCCCTCCTGGTTCGAAGACTGAACCCTGAGGTTGTTTCCAGCAGTCCTTATGCAGT CTGGGCAATGACTTTGTCTGTGTTCTTTCTCGTATTCTGGACAATCTCGCGCGGCGCCAACGCCGTCAGGCCGAGCGCTCTTCAACGCGGTTACGCCCACATTTGGCTCTTCATCTTGAGCTGGGCTATCCTCGTTGCTGTTACGACCGCTGCCGACAGATTCCAGATTGCTTCGGGATATCTCTTTGCGTTCTTCCATTCCGCCGTCTTTGTTGCGACGCTCATCACTCTCTGCGACCTTTTCGCGCTCCCGAGCAAGCGAGCCTACGCAGAGACGGCTCACGACGATCAGCAGTCTAGGGATAATATATCCGAGGTTCCCAACTCTGATGCTTTGATTTCTCCGAGTCCGCACGAGGAGGGCACCACTGAAGAGCCCACGGAAACAACGCCGCTTAGGAGTGGCGACAATGGCAGTGGAAACAATGGCACAATACGCACGACATTCGCAACAACCTACCGACGCTCGCTCTCTGCCATCATGTCCAACCcagatgacgacgacgaggagaCTAAGGAAACAAGAGAGAAGCAACCCTATGAGAAAGAACAACCGTGGTCAGCGAAGCTCCCATCTTGGACCTGGTTCTTCCAACTCCTTCTGCTCGCTCCGATCACCATCATCGTCTTCCTCCAAGTGGCTCTGTTCATCACCTCGGCCATGCAGTCCATTGGCGCCGATGGTGTGGACCCTTTGCTTCTCTATACCGCGATTGCCGTCTTCAGTATCATGATTTCTTTGCCTCTTACTCCGTTCATCCACAGGACGAGCTCCTACGTGCCGTTGGCCCTGTTGTTCATTTTCCTCGTCAGTCTCATCTACAACCTTGCCGCCTTCCCGTTCTCCGCGAACAACCGCTACAAGGTCAAGTTCATTCAGCACTTGGACCTGGATAATGGAAACTCTTCAGTTTCGATTCTCGGCCTGCAAAAGTACGCCCGCAAAATGATCAACGAGTTGCCATCTGCGGCAGGCCGGGAAGTCATATGCACTCCATCAGCTGGCTTGCTATCTGATTGTCGATTTGATGGATCTGCAGTGTTGCCCAGACTGCCTGAGCTTAAGAGCACCTCGTCTTCCGGACTCGTGTCTTCAAAGGATCCATACGCACATCTCGTGACTGTTAACATCACTTACTCGAACTCGACCAATGAGTATGAGCTTTGCATTAATGCCCCAGAGTCAAAGCAGTGTGTTCTCAATTTCGACGACGCTGTGACGTTTGACGTTCGGGAGGGCGCCGGTATCGACTCCCTCTTCAGCACACCTACTGAAGGGGGCATTAACGGCATCACGCTTTGGCGGAGGGACTCGTCTATCCCATGGACGATTGACGTCAAACCAGCTGCCAAGCCCTCGGCGGCTAAGCCCGCGGAGTCAGTTCACAAGGAGACTCCCAAGGAGCACGAGGAACTTCGGATTCGCCGGGTTCGAAAGTCTACAGGATTCAGCGGAACGATCTCGTGCTCTTGGAGTGATGCCAACGTTCGCGGGACAATCCCTGCCTTGGACGAAGCTTTACAATATGCCCCTGACTGGATCGCCGTCACAAAGCAAGACGTAGGCCTGGTCAAGGCATACAAGCGCTTCAAGGCCTAA
- a CDS encoding mediator complex protein: MDALLSTLHTVDVHMKRQILALEEASIIKLRNDADPKTRQPIMNEDAKIVARPSLEPNGVGTIGNLDVGWLNSRNNKVERDMEAELWAKMRELLERYHAKEVAEGAGGGIKDERMQE, from the coding sequence ATGGACGCCCTCCTCTCCACCCTGCACACAGTAGACGTCCACATGAAGCGCCAAATTCTCGCCCTCGAAGAAGCCTCCATCATCAAGCTCCGCAACGACGCCGATCCCAAAACCCGACAACCCATCATGAACGAGGACGCCAAAATCGTCGCCCGACCCTCCCTCGAGCCCAACGGCGTCGGCACCATTGGTAACCTCGACGTCGGGTGGCTCAATAGCCGCAACAACAAGGTCGAGCGCGACATGGAGGCCGAGTTGTGGGCCAAGATGAGGGAGCTGCTGGAGCGGTATCACGCCAAGGAGGTGGCCGAAGGAGCTGGTGGTGGTATCAAGGATGAGAGGATGCAGGAGTGA
- a CDS encoding WD domain-containing protein, translating to MASHLQERVSKVEMVTDYLLKRGYTRTETIFRQESSHLGPDGRPIHNKVDDLGPKKYLKAFNLLREWVENNLDIYKFELNKLLWPVFVYSWLELVTQNYSEEAKIILNNLKSYFENVHSDDLKTFSTITLALHAKENPTTKLYRENKYRVPLNQHISGNLFHFLERERDNGGAVILYILSTFCQLDSTARGPIEPFSFEAIYRRSQNLDIDEVDLQEGIPGVFTGISNRDLLDKTVPLKLGPLPMEEDLRDDVRAELQDEDALNPPPDGRATLVDEFDRKIKREESADGPTRADLPLPPSRARDVVMEMQKVRENRDRFKIDGRTGGVGVPVSACMFTFHNTLGRQVDHEMVAIGTTDSYIRVWHLEGKPLKSKRNDEKDYKFNNRKLIGHSAQVYSVSFSDAIAKLEHAPFGEEGKGESPIETSSKLLLSCSADGTVRVWSLDVWACVCVYKGHDGPVLRAEWGPFGHYFLTGGWDKTVRVWMQDHASAQRILVGHDSSISAVAWHPNGTYVFSASDETDKSVRMWSVITGQCVRVFTGHTDYISTIEVAPNGRILATGDCSGNIFLWDIQKGLRIKRSRGHGKGGIWSMSFSVESNVLVSGGQDGTVRVWDVELPAEGHTAAQQQQGAAPAQEGGDTIVAASGQTDRPTASGQGATGSGSSAPSGGKKKGKEVMITPDQISAFPTKKTPVMKVQFTRMNLIVYLECGAPGAGRPLAHRANERMDPLEESPWGDSQPTSEPSTQQQPSQSEESTSSQPAAKSDAPSTASAPRPSRSGPVRRLVSAQPTRLEAVDDPLGPLGPLGAPAAADNGAEAGQDAPPVPPQKEQMVIRTSMPPQQGRRAGPSDPHHIDEDDYDRPSGPRQPPPVQAAHPSPVRTHTQPSVSVEQASKPSFQITVGDPHKVGDLTSSHIVYSVRTKTSSKAYKQPEFEVKRRYRDFLWLYNTLHGNNPGVVVPPPPDKQAVGRFESNFVEGRRAALEKMVNKTAAHPTLQHDADLKLFLESESFNVDVKHKERREPIPGESKGVLGSLGINVGGSSKFVEQDDWFHDRKVYLDALENQLKALLKAMETMVGQRKMMAEAAGDFSASLHALSTVELSPSLSGPLDALSELQLTIRDVYDRQAQQDVLTFGIIIEEYIRLIGSVKQAFSQRQKAFHSWHSAESELQKKKASQDKLLRQGKSQQDRLNQVSAEVGDVERKVHQARLLFEDMGRLMRAELDRFEREKVEDFKSGVETFLESAVEAQKEWETFLMQLDAEDDETVFYRPPVIQPSGKPPGNTAIDRARATINDDSD from the exons ATGGCCAGTCACCTTCAAGAGAGAGTGTCCAAGGTTGAGATG GTCACAGACTATCTCCTGAAGCGAGGATACACTCGTACTGAAACCATCTTTCGCCAAGAGTCTTCGCACTTGGGTCCTGACGGCAGACCCATTCACAATAAGGTTGATGATTTGGGCCCTAAGAAGTACTTGAAGGCTTTCAACTTGCTCCGTGAGTGGGTCGAGAACAACCTCGACATCTACAAG TTCGAGTTGAACAAGCTTCTCTGGCCTGTCTTTGTCTACTCCTGGCTCGAGCTCGTCACTCAGAACTACTCTGAGGAAGCCAAGATCATCCTCAACAACCTCAAGTCGTACTTTGAGAATGTCCACTCCGATGACCTGAAGACCTTCTCCACCATTACACTGGCTCTGCACGCCAAGGAAAACCCTACCACCAAGTTGTACAGAGAGAACAAGTACCGCGTTCCGCTCAACCAGCACATCAGTGGCAACCTCTTCCACTTCCTCGAGCGCGAGCGGGACAATGGCGGCGCCGTTATCCTGTACATTCTTTCGACCTTCTGCCAGTTGGATTCAACGGCCCGTGGCCCCATCGAGCCTTTCAGCTTCGAGGCGATTTACCGCCGATCTCAGAACCTCGACATTGACGAGGTGGATCTGCAAGAGGGTATCCCTGGAGTCTTCACCGGCATTTCAAACAGGGACCTCTTGGACAAGACGGTGCCCCTCAAGCTGGGTCCTCTGCCCATGGAAGAGGACCTCCGCGACGATGTCAGGGCCGAGCTCCAGGATGAGGATGCGCTCAACCCCCCGCCCGATGGCCGTGCTACTTTGGTAGACGAGTTCGATCGTAAGATTAAGCGTGAGGAGAGCGCCGATGGCCCCACAAGAGCTGACCTGCCTTTGCCTCCATCTCGCGCCAGAGACGTTGTCATGGAGATGCAGAAAGTCAGAGAGAACCGTGATCGCTTCAAGATTGACGGACGTACCGGTGGCGTCGGCGTTCCTGTGAGCGCGTGCATGTTCACTTTCCACAACACTTTAGGAAGGCAAGTA GATCACGAAATGGTTGCTATTGGGACCACGGATTCCTACATCCGAGTGTGGCATCTTGAGGGCAAGCCTCTCAAGTCGAAGCGCAATGACGAGAAGGACTACAAGTTCAACAACCGCAAGCTTATCGGTCACTCAGCTCAAGTGTACTCAGTTTCCTTCTCCGATGCCATTGCCAAGCTCGAGCATGCGCCATTCGGCGAGGAGGGCAAGGGCGAGTCTCCTATCGAGACGAGCTCCAAGCTGCTGCTGTCTTGTTCTGCGGACGGCACCGTTCGAGTGTGGTCGCTGGATGTCTGGGCCTGCGTCTGCGTCTACAAGGGCCACGATGGTCCGGTGTTGAGAGCCGAGTGGGGTCCTTTCGGTCACTACTTCTTGACTGGCGGCTGGGACAAGACTGTTCGCGTCTGGATGCAGGATCACGCTTCCGCGCAGCGCATTCTCGTCGGTCACGATTCCAGCATCTCGGCTGTGGCCTGGCACCCGAACGGAACATACGTGTTCTCGGCTTCCGACGAGACGGACAAGTCGGTCCGCATGTGGTCTGTCATCACCGGCCAGTGCGTGCGTGTCTTCACCGGTCACACGGACTACATCTCCACCATCGAGGTCGCGCCCAATGGCAGAATCTTGGCCACGGGTGATTGCAGTGGCAATATCTTCCTCTGGGACATCCAGAAGGGCCTCCGCATCAAGCGCTCCCGCGGCCACGGTAAAGGCGGTATCTGGTCCATGAGCTTCAGCGTCGAGTCCAACGTTCTCGTCTCTGGCGGCCAAGACGGCACTGTTCGTGTGTGGGATGTCGAGCTCCCTGCCGAGGGCCACACGGCggctcagcagcagcaaggaGCGGCGCCTGCTCAAGAGGGAGGCGACACCATCGTTGCGGCCAGCGGACAGACGGATCGCCCGACTGCTAGCGGTCAGGGAGCGACTGGCAGTGGATCTAGTGCTCCCAGTGGCGGaaagaagaagggcaaggaGGTTATGATTACGCCCGACCAGATCAGCGCATTCCCGACCAAGAAGACGCCCGTCATGAAGGTACAGTTCACCCGCATGAACCTAATTGT GTACCTCGAGTGCGGCGCTCCTGGGGCAGGCCGG CCACTGGCGCATCGAGCAAACGAAAGGATGGATCCCCTCGAAGAGTCGCCATGGGGCGATTCGCAACCCACCTCCGAGCCCTCGACCCAGCAGCAGCCCTCCCAAAGCGAAGAGTCGACGTCGTCGCAGCCCGCGGCCAAGTCAGACGCACCCAGCACGGCATCCGCACCTCGCCCTTCACGCTCCGGACCTGTTCGTCGCCTCGTTTCCGCCCAACCTACCCGCCTCGAAGCCGTCGACGATCCCCTCGGTCCTCTGGGTCCCCTGGGCGCTCCCGCCGCCGCAGACAATGGCGCCGAAGCCGGCCAGGATGCTCCGCCCGTGCCGCCGCAGAAGGAGCAGATGGTGATCCGCACCTCGATGCCGCCCCAGCAGGGCCGCCGCGCCGGACCTTCCGACCCTCATCACATCGACGAGGACGATTACGACCGTCCGTCTGGCCCGAGGCAGCCGCCGCCCGTTCAGGCTGCGCATCCTAGCCCGGTGCGGACGCATACTCAGCCTAGCGTCAGCGTCGAGCAGGCTAGCAAGCCGAGCTTCCAGATCACGGTGGGCGATCCGCACAAGGTTGGAGACTTGACCAGCTCGCATATCGTCTACTCTGTCAGGACCAAG ACCTCCTCAAAGGCATACAAGCAGCCCGAGTTCGAGGTGAAGCGCAGATACCGTGACTTCCTTTGGCTGTACAATACGCTGCACGGAAACAACCCCGGTGTTGttgtgccgccgccgccggatAAGCAGGCTGTCGGTCGCTTCGAGAGTAACTTTGTTGAAGGACGTCGCGCCGCTTTGGAGAAGATGGTGAACAAGACTGCTGCGCACCCTACCCTACAGCACGATGCCGACCTGAAGCTGTTCCTCGAGAGCGAATCATTCAACGTCGACGTCAAGCACAAGGAGCGGAGGGAGCCGATTCCCGGAGAAAGCAAGGGTGTCCTCGGCAGTCTGGGTATTAACGTCGGTGGCAGCAGCAAGTTTGTCGAGCAAGATGAC TGGTTCCATGACCGCAAGGTCTACCTCGATGCGCTCGAGAACCAGCTCAAGGCGTTGCTCAAGGCAATGGAGACAATGGTTGGCCAGCGCAAGATGATGGCCGAGGCCGCTGGAGACTTTTCGGCGTCTCTGCACGCTCTGTCTACGGTTGAGCTTTCGCCCTCGTTGTCGGGCCCGCTGGATGCGCTGTCCGAGCTGCAGCTGACGATCCGCGATGTCTACGACCGTCAGGCCCAGCAGGATGTTTTGACCTTTGGCATCATTATCGAGGAGTACATCCGCCTGATTGGGTCAGTTAAGCAGGCGTTCAGCCAGCGACAAAAGGCGTTCCACTCGTGGCACTCTGCCGAGTCAGAActgcagaagaagaaggcttCCCAGGACAAGCTCCTGCGGCAAGGCAAGAGCCAGCAGGACAGGCTGAACCAGGTTAGCGCGGAGGTCGGCGACGTGGAGAGAAAGGTGCACCAGGCCAGGCTCCTATTTGAGGATATGGGTCGGTTGATGAGGGCGGAGCTTGACCGCTTTGAGAGAGAAAAGGTGGAGGACTTCAAGAGCGGCGTTGAGACCTTCTTGGAGAGCGCGGTAGAGGCACAAAAAGAG TGGGAGACGTTCCTCATGCAGCTGGATGCCGAGGACGACGAGACGGTCTTTTACCGGCCGCCCGTCATCCAGCCCTCGGGCAAACCGCCCGGCAACACGGCCATTGACAGGGCTCGTGCCACCATCAACGACGACTCTGACTAG